The following proteins are co-located in the Macrobrachium rosenbergii isolate ZJJX-2024 chromosome 28, ASM4041242v1, whole genome shotgun sequence genome:
- the LOC136853857 gene encoding uncharacterized protein isoform X2, with protein sequence MDQGPNHLLHRLSESLSSASSGTNSYSNSSSGDGLVMGSGRGVCVDQHSVADTQSTLDEEYEDFQENNETKPGDSNGVLKEGDVTQDDLDDNDDVYMETLDAVAFSTVIASCDKHGVLTKKTKGLLRNMKNYHCVAANSMLYLFLKETDERQRKTIDLTGYTARIATGEDIRDQRKRDAAFEIVGPGKKTHTFIARTARDRVEWLAALGRTIKAGRSRTLPSMSSLSGIFGNNITADMNTLILPPKASPPAPAVSKSNDTNKEDDFYYHDVADDAKEEVYEVVGPEGTVFGKPVGTPEIIPSRPATNPPGEEADLQDYDPVSPEEIPPPLPDCPPPSTTSFGKKPERPPLPSNIQDRINKQAARPLPDAPKDANYNSYDPGGIYCEIEEDFDEAADENPVSPPSEYNNFSGDTSYVNRNNISHDIKKPRAVSADGLPQDSGSMSPTLSSRASTNSLVGSFSDEILMNMNLSDPNLTQPNPNKYILRPSLCRTPPRLPPKGVPLPTVDDDDSEYKVPPSSVMDAEYQIPPSPIPTEAEPEGTSHDASAQVLAASQMYQVPPLPTAIPVKSNNSDRENSEVGEQNKQASSSTNEKSDVQSKSNLRNLTKQFERKDFSVGRDFRSKPSNQGTSVKDMIARLNKNKDVTEVNNANKPKESQSPSSGNVENASKDQVDGDTTKTSSSSCPPEIKPVKPNLPPRPQNLFSKATLTPKNSLSVEENKKLTQAKATESDDDYYETPEGNSFDSTSQQDVNGVMNKEGAQRMKSEPALDSLPTTEGEWYIAKFAFVATIDQALSFNRGDPILVHEMAGHSGWWKATVKGRSGVVPREYLKKKES encoded by the exons ATGGACCAAGGACCCAACCATT TGCTGCACCGTTTGAGCGAGAGCCTAAGCAGTGCGAGCAGTGGTACCAACAGCTACAGCAACAGCTCCAGCGGCGACGGCCTCGTCATGGGGAGCGGCAGAGGTGTCTGCGTGGACCAACACAGCGTCGCGGACACCCAGAGCACGTTAGACGAGGAATACGAGGACTTCCAAGAGAACAAC gagACGAAGCCTGGTGACTCGAACGGCGTCCTCAAAGAAGGTGACGTGACCCAAGACGACCTTGACGACAACGACGATGTTTACATGGAAACGCTCGATGCCGTTGCCTTTAGCACGGTGATTG CTTCCTGTGACAAACACGGCGTGTTGACAAAGAAGACAAAGGGGCTGCTGAGGAACATGAAGAACTATCACTGCGTTGCAGCCAACTCTATGCTGTACCTCTTCCTGAAGGAGACGGACGAGAGACAGCGGAAG accATCGACCTTACTGGTTACACAGCAAGGATAGCCACGGGGGAAGACATCAGagatcagagaaagagagacgcgGCTTTTGAAATTGTTGGTCCTGGCAAGAAGACTcatact TTCATTGCGCGAACGGCACGTGACAGAGTCGAGTGGCTAGCTGCTCTTGGACGCACAATAAAGGCAGGCCGGAGTCGAACCCTTCCATCCATGAGTTCTTTGTCTGGAATCTTCGGTAACAACATAACAGCTGACATGAACACGCTCATCCTTCCACCAAAGGCGTCTCCGCCAGCTCCAGCTGTGTCGAAGTCCAACGATACAAATAAAGAGGATGATTTCTACTACCACGACGTTGCTGATGATGCCAAAGAGGAA GTGTATGAAGTAGTGGGTCCTGAAGGGACTGTGTTTGGAAAACCAGTTGGAACACCTGAAATCATACCATCCCGACCAGCAACAAATCCACCTGGCGAAGAGGCAGATCTCCAAGACTATGACCCT GTGAGTCCAGAAGAAATACCGCCTCCGCTTCCTGATTGTCCACCTCCATCCACTACCAGCTTTGGCAAAAAACCTGAGAGACCTCCTTTGCCTTCAAACATTCAAGATCGAATCAACAAACAAGCAGCAAGACCACTTCCAGACGCCCCAAAAGATGCAAATTATAATTCCTATGATCCAGGGGGTATTTATTGTGAAATTGAAGAAGACTTTGATGAAGCCGCTGATGAAAACCCAGTATCGCCACCTAGtgaatataataatttctctgGTGATACAAGCTATGTGAACAGGAATAATATAAGCCATGACATTAAGAAACCCCGTGCTGTGTCTGCTGATGGACTTCCTCAGGATTCAGGTTCTATGTCTCCCACCCTAAGCAGTAGAGCATCAACAAACTCACTGGTTGGATCTTTTAGTGATGAAATTCTTATGAATATGAATCTATCTGATCCAAATCTTACCCAGCCTAAtcctaataaatatattttgcggCCATCACTTTGCAGAACACCTCCAAGATTGCCCCCAAAAGGGGTCCCCTTGCCAacagttgatgatgatgattcagagTACAAAGTACCACCTTCATCTGTAATGGATGCTGAATATCAGATCCCTCCTAGCCCAATTCCAACTGAAGCTGAGCCTGAAGGCACAAGCCATGATGCATCAGCACAAGTCCTTGCTGCTTCTCAAATGTACCAGGTCCCTCCTTTACCGACCGCCATACCTGTTAAGTCAAATAACAGTGATAGGGAAAATTCAGAGGTTGGTGAACAGAATAAACAGGCGTCATCGAGCACTAATGAAAAATCAGATGTGCAATCTAaaagtaatttgagaaatttgactaaacagtttgaaagaaaagatttttctGTTGGTAGAGACTTTAGAAGTAAACCATCAAATCAAGGAACATCTGTAAAAGATATGATTGCaagacttaataaaaataaagatgtaacagaagttaataatgcaaataaaccaAAAGAGAGTCAGTCACCCAGCTCTGGAAATGTTGAAAATGCATCTAAAGACCAAGTTGATGGAGATACTACCAAAACTAGTTCTTCATCATGTCCACCTGAGATTAAGCCTGTGAAACCAAATTTGCCTCCAAGACCTCAGAATTTATTTAGTAAGGCCACATTAACCCCCAAAAATTCCTTATCAgtagaagaaaacaaaaagttgaCTCAAGCAAAAGCTACCGAGtctgatgatgattattatgaaaCTCCAGAAGGTAACAGCTTCGATAGCACTTCACAGCAAGATGTTAATGGGGTTATGAATAAAGAAGGTGCACAAAGGATGAAATCAGAACCAGCCTTAGATTCATTGCCAACAACAGAAGGGG AATGGTACATAGCCAAGTTCGCCTTCGTAGCAACAATCGACCAAGCATTGAGCTTCAATAGAGGGGACCCCATCCTGGTGCATGAAATGGCAGGTCACTCTGGCTGGTGGAAGGCAACAGTTAAAGGTCGGTCTGGAGTTGTTCCACGTGAATACCTCAAGAAAAAGGAATCTTGA
- the LOC136853857 gene encoding uncharacterized protein isoform X1, which produces MILSKDLQEILEGVHYFLSETLSHEPLTGKVECLRRGLVLQLEALALSYPTLRIRARSSVSLPYLAMDQGPNHLLHRLSESLSSASSGTNSYSNSSSGDGLVMGSGRGVCVDQHSVADTQSTLDEEYEDFQENNETKPGDSNGVLKEGDVTQDDLDDNDDVYMETLDAVAFSTVIASCDKHGVLTKKTKGLLRNMKNYHCVAANSMLYLFLKETDERQRKTIDLTGYTARIATGEDIRDQRKRDAAFEIVGPGKKTHTFIARTARDRVEWLAALGRTIKAGRSRTLPSMSSLSGIFGNNITADMNTLILPPKASPPAPAVSKSNDTNKEDDFYYHDVADDAKEEVYEVVGPEGTVFGKPVGTPEIIPSRPATNPPGEEADLQDYDPVSPEEIPPPLPDCPPPSTTSFGKKPERPPLPSNIQDRINKQAARPLPDAPKDANYNSYDPGGIYCEIEEDFDEAADENPVSPPSEYNNFSGDTSYVNRNNISHDIKKPRAVSADGLPQDSGSMSPTLSSRASTNSLVGSFSDEILMNMNLSDPNLTQPNPNKYILRPSLCRTPPRLPPKGVPLPTVDDDDSEYKVPPSSVMDAEYQIPPSPIPTEAEPEGTSHDASAQVLAASQMYQVPPLPTAIPVKSNNSDRENSEVGEQNKQASSSTNEKSDVQSKSNLRNLTKQFERKDFSVGRDFRSKPSNQGTSVKDMIARLNKNKDVTEVNNANKPKESQSPSSGNVENASKDQVDGDTTKTSSSSCPPEIKPVKPNLPPRPQNLFSKATLTPKNSLSVEENKKLTQAKATESDDDYYETPEGNSFDSTSQQDVNGVMNKEGAQRMKSEPALDSLPTTEGEWYIAKFAFVATIDQALSFNRGDPILVHEMAGHSGWWKATVKGRSGVVPREYLKKKES; this is translated from the exons GAGTTCACTATTTCCTGAGCGAGACGCTGTCCCATGAGCCCCTCACGGGGAAAGTGGAATGCCTCCGGCGGGGGCTTGTGCTGCAGCTGGAGGCCCTGGCCCTGTCTTACCCGACGCTGAGGATACGGGCCAGGTCGTCGGTGTCTCTGCCTTATCTAGCCATGGACCAAGGACCCAACCATT TGCTGCACCGTTTGAGCGAGAGCCTAAGCAGTGCGAGCAGTGGTACCAACAGCTACAGCAACAGCTCCAGCGGCGACGGCCTCGTCATGGGGAGCGGCAGAGGTGTCTGCGTGGACCAACACAGCGTCGCGGACACCCAGAGCACGTTAGACGAGGAATACGAGGACTTCCAAGAGAACAAC gagACGAAGCCTGGTGACTCGAACGGCGTCCTCAAAGAAGGTGACGTGACCCAAGACGACCTTGACGACAACGACGATGTTTACATGGAAACGCTCGATGCCGTTGCCTTTAGCACGGTGATTG CTTCCTGTGACAAACACGGCGTGTTGACAAAGAAGACAAAGGGGCTGCTGAGGAACATGAAGAACTATCACTGCGTTGCAGCCAACTCTATGCTGTACCTCTTCCTGAAGGAGACGGACGAGAGACAGCGGAAG accATCGACCTTACTGGTTACACAGCAAGGATAGCCACGGGGGAAGACATCAGagatcagagaaagagagacgcgGCTTTTGAAATTGTTGGTCCTGGCAAGAAGACTcatact TTCATTGCGCGAACGGCACGTGACAGAGTCGAGTGGCTAGCTGCTCTTGGACGCACAATAAAGGCAGGCCGGAGTCGAACCCTTCCATCCATGAGTTCTTTGTCTGGAATCTTCGGTAACAACATAACAGCTGACATGAACACGCTCATCCTTCCACCAAAGGCGTCTCCGCCAGCTCCAGCTGTGTCGAAGTCCAACGATACAAATAAAGAGGATGATTTCTACTACCACGACGTTGCTGATGATGCCAAAGAGGAA GTGTATGAAGTAGTGGGTCCTGAAGGGACTGTGTTTGGAAAACCAGTTGGAACACCTGAAATCATACCATCCCGACCAGCAACAAATCCACCTGGCGAAGAGGCAGATCTCCAAGACTATGACCCT GTGAGTCCAGAAGAAATACCGCCTCCGCTTCCTGATTGTCCACCTCCATCCACTACCAGCTTTGGCAAAAAACCTGAGAGACCTCCTTTGCCTTCAAACATTCAAGATCGAATCAACAAACAAGCAGCAAGACCACTTCCAGACGCCCCAAAAGATGCAAATTATAATTCCTATGATCCAGGGGGTATTTATTGTGAAATTGAAGAAGACTTTGATGAAGCCGCTGATGAAAACCCAGTATCGCCACCTAGtgaatataataatttctctgGTGATACAAGCTATGTGAACAGGAATAATATAAGCCATGACATTAAGAAACCCCGTGCTGTGTCTGCTGATGGACTTCCTCAGGATTCAGGTTCTATGTCTCCCACCCTAAGCAGTAGAGCATCAACAAACTCACTGGTTGGATCTTTTAGTGATGAAATTCTTATGAATATGAATCTATCTGATCCAAATCTTACCCAGCCTAAtcctaataaatatattttgcggCCATCACTTTGCAGAACACCTCCAAGATTGCCCCCAAAAGGGGTCCCCTTGCCAacagttgatgatgatgattcagagTACAAAGTACCACCTTCATCTGTAATGGATGCTGAATATCAGATCCCTCCTAGCCCAATTCCAACTGAAGCTGAGCCTGAAGGCACAAGCCATGATGCATCAGCACAAGTCCTTGCTGCTTCTCAAATGTACCAGGTCCCTCCTTTACCGACCGCCATACCTGTTAAGTCAAATAACAGTGATAGGGAAAATTCAGAGGTTGGTGAACAGAATAAACAGGCGTCATCGAGCACTAATGAAAAATCAGATGTGCAATCTAaaagtaatttgagaaatttgactaaacagtttgaaagaaaagatttttctGTTGGTAGAGACTTTAGAAGTAAACCATCAAATCAAGGAACATCTGTAAAAGATATGATTGCaagacttaataaaaataaagatgtaacagaagttaataatgcaaataaaccaAAAGAGAGTCAGTCACCCAGCTCTGGAAATGTTGAAAATGCATCTAAAGACCAAGTTGATGGAGATACTACCAAAACTAGTTCTTCATCATGTCCACCTGAGATTAAGCCTGTGAAACCAAATTTGCCTCCAAGACCTCAGAATTTATTTAGTAAGGCCACATTAACCCCCAAAAATTCCTTATCAgtagaagaaaacaaaaagttgaCTCAAGCAAAAGCTACCGAGtctgatgatgattattatgaaaCTCCAGAAGGTAACAGCTTCGATAGCACTTCACAGCAAGATGTTAATGGGGTTATGAATAAAGAAGGTGCACAAAGGATGAAATCAGAACCAGCCTTAGATTCATTGCCAACAACAGAAGGGG AATGGTACATAGCCAAGTTCGCCTTCGTAGCAACAATCGACCAAGCATTGAGCTTCAATAGAGGGGACCCCATCCTGGTGCATGAAATGGCAGGTCACTCTGGCTGGTGGAAGGCAACAGTTAAAGGTCGGTCTGGAGTTGTTCCACGTGAATACCTCAAGAAAAAGGAATCTTGA